One stretch of Streptomyces hygroscopicus DNA includes these proteins:
- a CDS encoding Ohr subfamily peroxiredoxin, translating to MDAIYTAVATANGRDGRAVSSDGQLDLPLAMPPALGGNGQGTNPEQLFAAGYAACFASALGLVGRQAKVDTKDISVTAEVGIGKDEADGGFGLKVTLRVELPGDLENETGRKLVEQAHQVCPYSKATKGNLEVELVAE from the coding sequence ATGGACGCGATCTACACCGCGGTGGCCACTGCCAACGGACGCGACGGCCGGGCCGTGAGCTCCGACGGACAGCTCGACCTGCCGCTCGCCATGCCGCCCGCCCTCGGTGGCAACGGCCAGGGCACCAACCCCGAGCAGCTCTTCGCCGCGGGCTACGCCGCCTGTTTCGCGTCCGCGCTCGGCCTCGTCGGCCGCCAGGCCAAGGTCGACACCAAGGACATCTCCGTCACCGCCGAGGTCGGCATCGGCAAGGACGAGGCGGACGGCGGCTTCGGGCTCAAGGTGACGCTGCGCGTCGAGCTGCCGGGCGACCTGGAGAACGAGACCGGCCGCAAGCTGGTCGAGCAGGCGCACCAGGTGTGCCCGTACTCCAAGGCGACGAAGGGCAACCTCGAGGTCGAGCTCGTCGCCGAGTAA
- a CDS encoding carboxyl transferase, which translates to MTATNSSGGPGGPGGAGASRGAAARASARELIEAIVDPGSWHGWDEPVEITTDDPDYRADLERARERTGLDESVITGEGRIEGRRVALVACEFRFLAGSIGVAAGERLVRAVERATAERLPLLAAPASGGTRMQEGTVAFLQMVKVAAAITDHKAAGLPYLVHLRHPTTGGVLASWGSLGHVTAAEPGALIGFMGPRVHEALYGEEFPPGVQNAENLMNHGLIDAVLPLSRLSGVAARVLRVLCAGESAPASGLGTAPASGLGTAPASGAGVALASGLGVAPASGAAPAAEEPGRRGAGGGASTEPEPAPGAPGAARAAGDGAAPRASVAACGAAGLAGEARPGTPGDAPGADAWEPKGTAARGEGAEDGAEGRRDAEAGPSSVVHGYVAPGGRGAEQGAGGVATPEVAAGVGSAHDRAAPADFGGAPDGAGPGAVVPSAEVSIRASRRAERPGVRDLLRVAAEDVSPLSGTGAGEHDPGLLLALARVGGTPCVVLGHNRRSAREGDTAEGPGEGQALGPAGLRTARRGMHIAAELGLPLLTVIDTAGAALSREAEEGGLAAEIARCLADMVTLPAPTLCLLLGQGAGGAALALLPADRVVAARHAWLSPLPPEGASAILHRTTERAYEVAARQGVRSADLLAQGIVDRIVEEEASGLGDGSRAEDGSRAEDASRAEDASRAGDASRAGDASRVGDGSQAGDASQVEGASGAPETSRAGDASRAGDASRVGDASRAPDVFLSRLGRLLGAELAALRAQDPGERLAARRVRHRRIGLGR; encoded by the coding sequence ATGACCGCAACGAACTCTTCCGGCGGCCCCGGCGGCCCCGGCGGCGCGGGCGCCTCCCGTGGCGCCGCCGCCCGCGCCTCGGCCCGTGAGCTGATCGAGGCCATCGTCGACCCCGGTAGCTGGCACGGCTGGGACGAACCGGTGGAGATCACCACGGACGACCCCGACTACCGGGCCGACCTGGAGCGGGCACGGGAGCGCACCGGGCTGGACGAGTCGGTCATCACCGGTGAGGGCCGTATCGAGGGGCGCAGGGTGGCGCTGGTCGCCTGCGAGTTCCGCTTCCTGGCCGGCTCGATAGGGGTCGCCGCGGGGGAGCGGCTGGTACGGGCCGTGGAGCGGGCCACGGCGGAACGGCTGCCCCTGCTCGCGGCCCCGGCGTCGGGCGGCACCCGGATGCAGGAGGGCACGGTCGCGTTTCTGCAGATGGTGAAGGTGGCCGCGGCGATCACGGACCACAAGGCGGCGGGCCTGCCGTATCTCGTCCACCTCCGCCACCCCACAACCGGCGGCGTCCTCGCCTCCTGGGGCTCCCTCGGCCATGTCACCGCCGCCGAACCGGGCGCCCTGATCGGCTTCATGGGCCCGCGGGTGCACGAGGCCCTGTACGGGGAGGAGTTTCCGCCCGGCGTGCAGAACGCCGAGAACCTGATGAACCACGGCCTGATCGACGCGGTCCTCCCCCTGAGCCGCCTGTCGGGCGTGGCCGCCCGAGTGTTGAGGGTCCTCTGCGCGGGCGAGTCCGCCCCGGCTTCCGGTCTCGGGACGGCCCCGGCTTCCGGTCTCGGGACGGCCCCGGCTTCCGGCGCCGGGGTGGCCCTGGCTTCCGGCCTCGGGGTGGCCCCGGCCTCCGGCGCCGCCCCAGCGGCGGAGGAACCCGGGCGGCGTGGGGCTGGAGGCGGGGCCTCCACCGAGCCCGAGCCCGCGCCCGGTGCGCCGGGCGCAGCACGGGCGGCGGGCGATGGGGCCGCCCCGCGCGCATCGGTGGCCGCCTGCGGCGCAGCCGGGCTCGCTGGCGAAGCGAGGCCCGGCACGCCGGGTGACGCGCCCGGCGCCGACGCCTGGGAGCCGAAGGGAACTGCCGCACGCGGCGAGGGCGCCGAGGACGGGGCCGAGGGGCGGCGGGACGCGGAGGCCGGGCCCTCGTCCGTCGTCCATGGGTACGTGGCGCCTGGTGGGCGCGGCGCCGAGCAGGGCGCGGGTGGCGTCGCCACGCCGGAGGTGGCCGCGGGCGTGGGGTCCGCCCACGATCGGGCCGCGCCCGCCGACTTCGGCGGGGCCCCCGACGGCGCGGGGCCGGGGGCCGTTGTGCCGTCGGCGGAGGTGTCGATTCGGGCTTCGCGGCGGGCTGAGCGGCCCGGGGTGCGGGATCTGTTGCGGGTTGCCGCCGAGGATGTGAGTCCGCTCAGCGGTACGGGGGCCGGGGAACACGATCCCGGGTTGTTGCTCGCGCTCGCCCGGGTCGGCGGGACGCCCTGCGTCGTCCTCGGCCACAACCGGCGCAGCGCCCGCGAAGGCGATACGGCCGAGGGGCCGGGGGAGGGGCAGGCGCTGGGCCCGGCGGGGTTGCGGACCGCGCGGCGCGGAATGCACATCGCCGCCGAACTCGGCCTGCCGCTGCTCACCGTCATCGACACCGCGGGCGCCGCGCTCAGCCGTGAGGCGGAGGAGGGCGGGCTCGCGGCGGAGATAGCGCGGTGCCTCGCCGACATGGTGACCCTGCCCGCGCCCACCCTCTGCCTGCTGCTCGGCCAGGGCGCCGGCGGCGCCGCGCTCGCGCTGCTGCCCGCCGACCGGGTCGTGGCCGCGCGCCACGCCTGGCTGTCGCCGCTGCCGCCGGAGGGCGCGTCCGCGATCCTCCACCGCACGACGGAGCGGGCGTACGAGGTCGCCGCCCGCCAGGGCGTACGCTCCGCCGATCTTCTCGCCCAGGGCATCGTCGACCGCATTGTGGAGGAGGAAGCCTCCGGCCTCGGGGACGGCTCCCGTGCTGAGGACGGCTCCCGTGCCGAGGACGCCTCCCGTGCCGAGGACGCCTCCCGGGCTGGGGACGCCTCCCGGGCTGGGGACGCCTCCCGCGTCGGGGACGGCTCCCAGGCTGGGGACGCTTCCCAGGTCGAGGGTGCCTCCGGGGCCCCGGAGACCTCCCGTGCCGGGGACGCCTCCCGTGCCGGGGACGCCTCCCGTGTCGGGGACGCCTCCCGTGCCCCCGATGTCTTCCTCAGCCGCCTCGGCCGTCTCCTCGGTGCCGAACTCGCCGCCCTGCGCGCCCAGGACCCGGGCGAGCGGCTTGCCGCGCGCCGCGTTCGTCATCGCCGGATCGGGCTGGGCCGTTGA
- a CDS encoding lipase has product MLPRRRIRRFRKTKPRTLFPALALAVAATVATPTAALATDTASQGVSSGWNDYSCKPSAQHPRPVVLVHGTLGNSVDNWLGFAPYLVKRGYCVFSLDYGQLPAVPFFHGLGAVDQSAKQLSTHVDRVLAATGAAKVDMVGHSQGGMMPRYYLKFLGGAPKVNALVGIAPTNHGTTLSGLTKLLDYFPGAGDLIAKGAPGLMDQVVGSDFLRRLNEGGDTVPGVRYTVIATKYDEVATPYRAQFLSGPNVKNVVIQDLCATDISEHLAIGLTDGLAFHEAVNALDPDHATPTTCASDD; this is encoded by the coding sequence ATGCTGCCCCGGAGGCGTATCCGGCGATTCCGGAAGACCAAGCCCCGTACGTTATTCCCCGCCCTGGCCCTCGCGGTCGCGGCGACCGTGGCGACCCCCACCGCCGCGCTCGCCACGGACACCGCGTCGCAGGGGGTGAGCAGCGGCTGGAACGACTACTCCTGCAAGCCCTCGGCCCAACACCCGCGCCCCGTCGTCCTGGTGCACGGCACTCTCGGCAACTCCGTCGACAACTGGCTCGGCTTCGCGCCCTACCTGGTCAAGCGCGGCTACTGCGTCTTCTCCCTCGACTACGGCCAACTGCCCGCCGTGCCGTTCTTCCACGGTCTCGGGGCGGTCGACCAGTCCGCCAAGCAACTGTCCACCCATGTGGACCGGGTGCTCGCCGCCACCGGCGCCGCCAAGGTCGACATGGTCGGGCATTCGCAGGGCGGGATGATGCCCCGCTACTACCTCAAGTTCCTTGGTGGCGCGCCGAAGGTGAACGCCCTGGTCGGCATCGCCCCCACCAACCACGGCACCACCCTGTCCGGGCTGACGAAGCTGCTGGACTACTTCCCCGGGGCCGGCGACCTCATCGCCAAGGGCGCCCCGGGGCTGATGGACCAGGTGGTCGGCTCGGACTTCCTGCGGCGCCTCAACGAGGGCGGCGACACCGTCCCCGGAGTGCGCTACACCGTCATCGCGACCAAGTACGACGAGGTCGCGACCCCCTATCGGGCGCAGTTCCTCTCCGGTCCGAACGTCAAGAACGTGGTGATCCAGGATCTGTGCGCAACCGACATCTCGGAGCATCTGGCCATCGGCCTGACCGACGGGCTGGCCTTCCATGAGGCCGTCAATGCCCTCGATCCGGATCACGCCACCCCGACCACCTGTGCGTCGGACGACTGA
- a CDS encoding iron transporter: MPMTSSPATTVASADHATAHTLLNCLLREVSGPEHQTVVADGWLRLRLPRCGVLLRVGLRRTSLIGAHRFTGPVSEQREGGWTEVSWRELAERIRRELQLRTGVRNDEFLDQVASSHAGMTAALAALEGREALDDRDTPPVSGGAPDPYLASEQSLLFGHRFHPTPKARTGNADSWARFAPEAGARFPLHHLAVRQEYVREEYVGEGYVGQEYVREECVGQEHVREEYVGQERGALAALDRQGAVPEGYRLLPAHPWQYAMLREHRLLRAAIARGEVLDLGPGGAEFAPTASVRTLYDGRDFLKFSLNVRITNCLRKNADYELSGAVALTRLLEPVAADLAARFSGCELLREPAYRTLDLGGDQQLIEGFGVIVREGLAARLRPGLTALLAAAVADEYPTSGAQISRLLPDVGPDRLSAWWQAYLNLLVPPVLAAYFDHGVVLEPHLQNVVIGVDPADGTPRQVLFRDLEGTKLVPERHAAALAALPEAVARPLTYERERGWDRVVYCLLVNHIAEMVAALADRCPRLEPALWSAVRRVLCERSAAHDHPPALRALVAGVPLPAKANLLTRWARRADRHAGYVRIASPLASALLSEAAHVSEAAHVSEEAHVIHHPGSSR; this comes from the coding sequence ATGCCCATGACCTCCTCGCCCGCCACGACCGTGGCCTCCGCCGACCACGCCACCGCCCACACCCTGCTCAACTGTCTGCTCCGCGAGGTGTCGGGGCCGGAGCATCAGACCGTCGTGGCCGATGGGTGGCTGCGGCTGAGGCTGCCGCGCTGCGGGGTGCTGTTGCGCGTCGGGCTGCGGCGCACCTCCCTCATCGGGGCGCACCGCTTCACCGGGCCGGTCAGCGAGCAGCGCGAGGGCGGCTGGACCGAGGTGTCCTGGCGCGAGTTGGCCGAGCGCATCCGCCGGGAGCTGCAACTGCGCACGGGGGTGCGCAACGATGAGTTCCTGGACCAGGTCGCCTCCAGCCACGCGGGCATGACGGCGGCCTTGGCGGCTCTGGAGGGCCGGGAAGCTCTGGACGACCGGGACACACCACCCGTGAGCGGCGGCGCCCCGGACCCCTACCTCGCCTCCGAGCAGTCCCTGCTCTTCGGCCACCGCTTCCACCCCACCCCCAAGGCCCGCACCGGCAACGCCGACTCCTGGGCGCGGTTCGCCCCCGAGGCCGGGGCACGCTTCCCGCTGCACCACCTCGCCGTACGCCAGGAGTACGTACGCGAGGAGTACGTCGGGGAGGGGTACGTCGGCCAGGAGTACGTCCGCGAGGAGTGCGTCGGCCAGGAGCACGTCCGCGAGGAGTACGTCGGCCAGGAACGCGGAGCCCTCGCCGCGCTCGACCGGCAGGGCGCCGTCCCCGAGGGCTACCGGCTGCTGCCCGCGCACCCCTGGCAGTACGCGATGCTGCGCGAGCACCGTCTGCTGCGGGCGGCCATCGCCCGGGGCGAGGTGCTGGACCTCGGGCCGGGCGGCGCGGAGTTCGCGCCGACCGCGTCGGTCCGTACGCTCTACGACGGCCGGGACTTCCTCAAGTTCAGCCTCAATGTGCGGATCACCAACTGTCTGCGCAAGAACGCCGACTACGAGCTGTCCGGCGCCGTCGCCCTGACCCGGCTGCTGGAGCCGGTCGCCGCCGATCTCGCCGCCCGCTTCTCCGGCTGTGAGCTGCTGCGCGAACCCGCCTACCGGACGCTGGACCTCGGCGGCGATCAGCAGCTCATCGAGGGCTTCGGGGTGATCGTCCGCGAGGGGCTGGCCGCCCGGCTGCGGCCGGGGCTGACCGCGCTGCTCGCGGCGGCCGTCGCCGATGAGTACCCGACCAGCGGCGCCCAGATCTCCCGCCTCCTCCCCGATGTCGGCCCCGACCGGCTCTCCGCGTGGTGGCAGGCGTATCTCAACCTTCTCGTACCACCCGTGCTGGCCGCCTACTTCGATCACGGCGTGGTCCTCGAACCCCACCTCCAGAACGTCGTCATCGGTGTCGACCCCGCCGACGGCACCCCCCGACAGGTGCTCTTCCGCGATCTGGAGGGCACCAAGCTGGTGCCCGAGCGCCACGCCGCCGCGCTCGCCGCGCTGCCCGAGGCGGTGGCCCGCCCGCTGACGTACGAGCGCGAGCGCGGCTGGGACCGGGTGGTGTACTGCCTGCTGGTCAACCACATCGCCGAGATGGTGGCCGCCCTCGCCGACCGCTGTCCACGTCTGGAGCCCGCGCTGTGGTCGGCGGTCCGCCGGGTGCTGTGCGAGCGCTCGGCGGCCCATGACCACCCGCCCGCGCTGCGCGCCCTCGTGGCGGGCGTGCCGCTGCCCGCCAAGGCCAACCTCCTGACCCGCTGGGCTCGTCGGGCCGACCGCCACGCGGGCTATGTCCGCATCGCCAGCCCGCTCGCCTCCGCCCTGCTGTCCGAGGCGGCGCACGTGTCGGAAGCGGCCCATGTGTCCGAAGAAGCCCACGTCATCCACCACCCCGGGAGCAGCCGTTGA
- a CDS encoding IucA/IucC family protein — MTEEAELLGRVLDTLLREDAYKLRSRATPERRADGDWLRIALEGGESVLLPVEPEGFQCDIRARRQPLLCAPATAQWAPAVRVDVEPGAAERTSAEPVDAEWAPAEPVAAEWAPADRADAEPGAAERTSAEPVDAERASAEPVDAEWAPAEWADAEPAPAEPQSALGPADGSGGRTLGAPSTAQQADEPRAPGTPGTPGAPGAQAGRPPHTMLTGLAPVLGRLRAAVPEEDRPLYDVFVTECRQALDAMRLHTRIRPGVVAELAARHGEGRWTGMPGAVAYDTLAAFRDHPVYPTSRGRAVFTEAQLRAHAPEFHPTFPLRWLVLPREAVGGDPARLPDWWPTPAQLGLGSGRPSGEGWLAFPVHPLTVGRPLEAALRAAGLEGEARLADRPLLDVRPTLSMRTVAVADDPLVHLKLPLTTSTLGMRNRRSVKPGTLIDGEVAQRLVEAVIAREPRFGATVLLADETTHLHAGHELLATLVRRYPPGLENATIVPLAGLLAPAPDGTLVIDGLAERHYGGDVLALLDDYLTLLFDFHTTLFAYGIALESHQQNISLVFEGGGGGGGGGGGDNAGALPRLRLLIKDHDGPRVHAIRLAAMVGGGPAADLCGFDDRRILTSGDGPVADVFTTITVHLCAAAPVFELARLGRAPLDTLLRRLRDRLTDAVDRLAVTRPGAAAALLRRRVLDADRLPVKAMVTAGTLFTKERSGAADINKHYVTGPNYLLRGSGR; from the coding sequence GTGACAGAGGAAGCGGAGCTTCTCGGACGGGTGCTCGACACGCTCCTCCGAGAGGACGCCTACAAGCTGCGCAGCCGCGCCACCCCGGAACGGCGCGCCGACGGCGACTGGCTGCGCATCGCGCTCGAGGGGGGCGAAAGCGTGCTGCTGCCGGTGGAACCCGAGGGCTTCCAGTGCGATATCCGCGCCCGTCGCCAGCCCCTGCTATGCGCTCCCGCGACTGCCCAATGGGCCCCGGCTGTTCGGGTCGATGTCGAACCGGGCGCTGCCGAACGGACCTCCGCCGAGCCGGTCGATGCCGAATGGGCTCCCGCTGAGCCTGTCGCTGCCGAATGGGCCCCGGCTGATCGGGCCGATGCCGAGCCGGGCGCTGCCGAACGGACCTCCGCCGAGCCGGTCGACGCCGAACGGGCTTCCGCCGAGCCGGTCGACGCCGAATGGGCCCCGGCTGAATGGGCTGACGCCGAACCGGCCCCCGCCGAGCCGCAGTCCGCGCTCGGCCCGGCCGACGGGTCCGGGGGCCGCACCCTCGGAGCGCCCAGCACTGCGCAACAAGCAGACGAGCCCAGGGCCCCAGGCACCCCAGGCACCCCAGGCGCCCCGGGCGCCCAAGCCGGTCGTCCACCCCACACCATGCTCACCGGCCTCGCCCCCGTCCTCGGGCGGCTGCGGGCCGCCGTGCCGGAGGAGGACCGGCCGCTGTACGACGTCTTCGTGACCGAGTGCCGACAGGCCCTCGACGCCATGCGGCTGCACACCCGCATCCGGCCCGGCGTCGTCGCCGAGCTGGCCGCGCGCCATGGCGAGGGACGGTGGACGGGGATGCCCGGGGCGGTCGCGTACGACACGCTCGCCGCCTTCCGGGACCACCCGGTCTACCCGACCAGCCGGGGCCGGGCCGTCTTCACCGAGGCCCAATTACGCGCCCACGCACCCGAGTTCCACCCCACCTTCCCGTTGCGCTGGCTCGTCCTCCCCCGCGAAGCCGTGGGCGGTGACCCGGCGCGGCTGCCCGACTGGTGGCCGACGCCCGCTCAGCTCGGCCTTGGAAGCGGGCGGCCCTCCGGCGAGGGGTGGCTGGCCTTCCCCGTGCATCCGCTCACCGTCGGCCGCCCGCTGGAGGCCGCGCTGCGTGCGGCCGGGCTCGAAGGCGAAGCCCGGCTCGCCGACCGCCCCCTGCTGGACGTACGGCCCACCCTCTCCATGCGGACCGTGGCCGTCGCCGACGACCCTCTCGTCCATCTCAAACTGCCGCTCACCACCTCCACGCTGGGGATGCGCAACCGGCGGTCGGTCAAACCCGGCACGCTGATCGACGGCGAGGTGGCGCAGCGCCTGGTGGAGGCGGTGATCGCGCGCGAGCCGCGATTCGGCGCGACCGTGCTGCTCGCCGACGAGACCACCCACCTCCACGCCGGACACGAGCTGCTGGCCACGCTCGTACGCCGCTACCCGCCCGGTCTTGAGAACGCCACCATCGTGCCGCTGGCCGGGCTGCTCGCCCCCGCCCCGGACGGCACGCTCGTCATCGACGGGCTCGCCGAGCGCCACTACGGCGGGGACGTCCTCGCCCTGCTCGACGACTACCTCACCCTGCTGTTCGACTTCCACACCACACTCTTCGCGTACGGCATCGCGCTGGAGTCCCATCAGCAGAACATCTCGCTGGTCTTCGAGGGCGGCGGCGGAGGGGGCGGCGGAGGCGGCGGCGACAACGCCGGTGCCTTGCCCCGGCTGCGGCTGCTCATCAAGGACCACGACGGCCCCCGCGTCCACGCGATACGGCTCGCCGCCATGGTCGGCGGCGGACCGGCCGCCGACCTGTGCGGATTCGACGACCGCAGAATCCTGACGTCCGGCGACGGGCCGGTGGCCGATGTGTTCACCACCATCACCGTCCATCTGTGCGCCGCCGCCCCCGTCTTCGAGCTCGCGCGCCTCGGCCGGGCCCCGCTCGACACCCTGCTGCGGCGGCTGCGCGACCGGCTCACCGACGCCGTCGACCGGCTCGCCGTCACTCGGCCCGGTGCCGCCGCCGCGCTGCTGCGGCGGCGGGTGCTGGACGCGGATCGGCTGCCGGTCAAGGCGATGGTCACCGCCGGCACCTTGTTCACCAAGGAGCGCTCGGGCGCCGCGGACATCAACAAGCACTACGTCACCGGCCCCAACTATCTGCTGCGGGGAAGCGGCAGATGA
- a CDS encoding MarR family transcriptional regulator: MSHQPDRTTTDTDRTTPEPHPADELLRLDRQLCFSLHAASRAFDGLYRRVLSDTGLTYPQYLAMLVLWEYGEMPVKRLGEFLRLDSGTLSPLLKRMQTAGLVQRERSAHDERSVTVRLTAEGAALKGRAQGVPLKAIEASGLGLAEAVDLQARVQRLTAALDAALADEEA, from the coding sequence ATGTCACACCAGCCCGACCGCACCACCACCGACACCGATCGCACCACCCCGGAGCCGCACCCCGCCGATGAACTGCTCCGGCTCGATCGGCAGCTCTGCTTCTCCCTGCACGCCGCCTCCCGCGCCTTCGACGGCCTCTACCGCCGGGTGCTGAGCGACACGGGCCTGACCTATCCGCAGTACCTGGCCATGCTGGTGCTCTGGGAGTACGGGGAGATGCCGGTCAAGCGGCTGGGGGAGTTCCTGCGGCTGGACTCGGGTACCCTCTCGCCGCTGCTCAAGCGGATGCAGACGGCCGGACTCGTCCAGCGCGAGCGCAGCGCACACGACGAGCGCTCGGTGACGGTCCGGCTGACGGCGGAGGGCGCGGCGCTGAAGGGGCGCGCCCAGGGCGTACCCCTGAAGGCGATCGAGGCCAGCGGCCTCGGCCTGGCGGAGGCGGTGGACCTGCAGGCCCGGGTGCAGCGGCTGACGGCGGCCCTCGACGCGGCGCTGGCCGACGAGGAGGCGTAG
- a CDS encoding chitin-binding protein yields MTARATAHRRTARLAVLGVVPLALTALTADPAAAHGSMQDPVSRVSACFAEGPESPDSAACKAAVQAGGTQALYDWNEVNIPDAAGRHKEIIPDGKLCSAGRDKYKGLDLPRADWPATAMTAGEHTFTYRATAPHRGSFELYVTKDGYDPTKPLTWADLESEPFAKVTDPTLKDGSYVFTGNVPNKSGRHLIYSVWQRSDSPEAFYTCSDVTFGGAGAAATKGAGTSASSAPTAAAPNDAQIAEGAEKSTVDHHGHGGDDGTEANHQPKAADEKSTEANQPEAKSAKVMAANDEPQDGSAADGQRLAETGGDGSTAPMAIGGAAVLAAGAAVLFAAANRRKAVRRGRG; encoded by the coding sequence ATGACCGCTCGTGCGACCGCTCACCGCAGAACCGCCCGGCTCGCCGTACTCGGCGTGGTGCCGCTCGCCCTCACCGCGCTGACCGCCGACCCGGCCGCCGCGCACGGTTCGATGCAGGACCCGGTCAGCCGGGTGTCGGCGTGTTTCGCGGAGGGGCCGGAGAGCCCGGACTCGGCGGCCTGCAAGGCGGCCGTCCAGGCGGGCGGCACCCAGGCGCTCTACGACTGGAACGAGGTCAACATCCCGGACGCCGCCGGGCGCCACAAGGAGATCATCCCGGACGGAAAGCTGTGCAGCGCGGGCCGCGACAAGTACAAGGGCCTGGACCTGCCGCGCGCCGACTGGCCGGCCACCGCCATGACGGCCGGTGAGCACACCTTCACCTACCGGGCCACCGCGCCCCACCGGGGCAGCTTCGAGCTGTACGTCACCAAGGACGGCTACGACCCGACGAAGCCGCTGACCTGGGCGGACCTGGAGTCGGAGCCGTTCGCCAAGGTCACCGATCCCACGCTGAAGGACGGGAGTTACGTCTTCACGGGGAACGTCCCCAACAAGTCGGGCCGTCATCTGATCTACAGCGTCTGGCAGCGCTCGGACAGCCCGGAGGCGTTCTACACCTGCTCGGACGTGACCTTCGGCGGAGCCGGAGCCGCGGCGACCAAGGGGGCCGGGACGAGCGCGAGTTCCGCACCCACCGCCGCCGCGCCCAATGACGCGCAGATAGCGGAGGGCGCCGAGAAGTCGACCGTCGATCACCATGGCCACGGCGGTGACGACGGCACCGAGGCCAACCACCAGCCGAAGGCGGCGGACGAGAAGAGCACGGAGGCGAACCAGCCCGAGGCCAAGAGCGCCAAGGTCATGGCCGCGAACGACGAACCGCAGGACGGCAGCGCCGCCGACGGGCAGCGTCTCGCCGAGACCGGGGGCGACGGATCCACCGCCCCCATGGCCATCGGCGGCGCCGCGGTCCTCGCCGCCGGCGCGGCCGTGCTGTTCGCCGCCGCCAACCGCCGCAAGGCCGTACGCCGCGGCCGCGGCTGA
- a CDS encoding UMUC domain-containing protein DNA-repair protein → MPHVLYVRFHPAPGEDVYQGLLTLLGELTPVVEALPPDAAFADVRGALRYFGRDAAGLAEIVRVRALARYGVDCTVGVAANPLLARMAAQEAQEPGAPASRGGRSGGRFGQAAGSVRTVPGDPDAVAAFLARKPPIALPGVGPATARTLSAYGLDSAARIAAAPLSTLQRILGAATARRVHAWARGIDPAPVTPNAPARAMGAEHRFRHDELDPVRRRRALLTLADGLGVRLRTSGQVAAAISLTVRYADRSTTTRSRTLTEPTAHTPALTAAAYALHDALGLQRARVRSVALRFEGLMDAELASHQLTFDPADEKSRRLEAAADRARARFGISAVRPAGFLDVA, encoded by the coding sequence GTGCCGCATGTGTTGTACGTGCGGTTCCATCCCGCGCCCGGGGAGGACGTCTACCAGGGCCTGCTCACCCTGCTCGGTGAGCTGACGCCCGTCGTCGAGGCGCTGCCGCCCGATGCCGCGTTCGCGGATGTGCGGGGTGCGCTGCGGTACTTCGGGCGGGACGCGGCGGGGCTGGCCGAGATCGTACGGGTCCGGGCGCTGGCCCGGTACGGCGTGGACTGCACCGTCGGCGTCGCCGCCAACCCCCTGCTCGCCCGCATGGCCGCCCAGGAGGCCCAGGAGCCCGGCGCCCCCGCCTCCAGGGGCGGCCGGTCCGGCGGCAGGTTCGGCCAAGCGGCCGGGTCCGTCCGTACCGTTCCCGGCGATCCGGACGCCGTCGCCGCGTTCCTGGCGCGCAAGCCGCCCATCGCCCTGCCCGGGGTGGGGCCCGCGACCGCGCGCACCCTGAGCGCGTACGGGCTGGACAGCGCCGCGCGGATCGCCGCCGCGCCGCTGTCCACTCTGCAGCGGATCCTCGGCGCGGCGACCGCGCGCCGCGTCCACGCGTGGGCGCGCGGTATCGACCCGGCGCCGGTCACCCCGAACGCCCCCGCCCGTGCGATGGGCGCGGAACACCGCTTCCGTCACGACGAGTTGGACCCCGTCCGCAGGCGCCGGGCGCTGCTCACCCTCGCCGACGGGCTCGGTGTCCGGCTGCGGACGAGCGGGCAGGTCGCGGCCGCGATCAGCCTCACCGTCCGCTACGCCGACCGCTCCACGACCACCCGCTCCCGCACCCTGACCGAGCCGACCGCGCACACCCCGGCGCTGACCGCCGCCGCGTACGCGCTGCATGACGCGCTCGGGCTGCAGCGGGCCCGGGTGCGGTCCGTGGCGCTGCGCTTCGAGGGGCTGATGGACGCCGAACTCGCCTCCCATCAGCTCACGTTCGACCCCGCGGACGAGAAGTCACGCCGCCTGGAGGCCGCCGCCGACCGGGCCCGCGCCCGCTTCGGCATCTCCGCGGTCCGGCCCGCCGGATTCCTCGACGTCGCGTAA